The following are from one region of the Onthophagus taurus isolate NC unplaced genomic scaffold, IU_Otau_3.0 ScKx7SY_15, whole genome shotgun sequence genome:
- the LOC139432425 gene encoding piggyBac transposable element-derived protein 2-like, with protein MSRFLTKRKLDASLEEIVNELEIERKGAVVDAVYIPPPVDYLTDEECIDDENLTSMNCPQDIDIAGTYEVQVPNADEYNSSDDEFLAVKQRRLMKEKENRFDIKWKKSQIDYTHSALSIESLDDVLQEKLVEKTPLELFFLYFDDEMLNLIINFSLKYAHDNNRPNFRLDKEQLLKFLDIVLLSGYHTLPTIPMFWSNEEEYI; from the exons ATGTCTCGGTTTCTCACAAAAAGGAAATTAGATGCTTCTctagaagaaattgttaatgaACTGGAAATAGAGAGAAAGGGAG CCGTCGTGGATGCTGTTTATATTCCTCCTCCGGTTGACTACCTAACAGATGAGGAGTGTATAGACGACGAAAATTTAACGTCTATGAATTGTCCTCAGGACATAGACATCGCCGGTACTTACGAGGTACAAGTACCCAATGCAGACGAATACAATTCCTCAGACGATGAGTTCCTCGCGGTGAAACAACGCCGTCTTATgaaggaaaaagaaaatagatttgatataaaatggaaaaaaagtcAGATCGATTACACACACTCCGCATTATCAATCGAATCTTTAGATGATGTTCTTCAAGAAAAACTTGTGGAAAAGACGCCtttggaattattttttttatatttcgatGATGAAAtgctaaatttaattattaacttttctttaaaatacgCACACGACAATAATCGACCAAACTTTCGTTTAGACAaagaacaattattaaaatttttagatattgtTTTACTTTCTGGATATCACACATTACCAACAATTCCTATGTTTTGGTCTAATGAAGAAGAATACATTTGA